A portion of the Micromonospora tarapacensis genome contains these proteins:
- a CDS encoding YciI family protein — translation MTQLPATSLVLVQPGPEWDHSQPLAAQRNAAGHMAWIKRQVETGTAVVAGPIWRHDQRLTGNLVGVLVLALPPGPAADLTATDPAVAGGQLTMITHPYHQVHPR, via the coding sequence GTGACACAACTTCCCGCGACCAGTCTCGTCCTGGTCCAACCCGGCCCTGAATGGGACCATTCTCAGCCGCTGGCAGCACAGCGCAACGCCGCCGGCCACATGGCGTGGATCAAGCGCCAGGTTGAGACCGGGACGGCCGTGGTCGCCGGACCGATCTGGCGGCATGACCAGCGACTGACCGGCAACCTCGTCGGCGTTCTGGTCCTGGCGCTGCCTCCAGGTCCGGCCGCCGATCTGACCGCGACCGATCCGGCTGTCGCCGGCGGCCAACTCACAATGATCACGCACCCTTACCACCAGGTCCACCCTCGGTAG
- a CDS encoding helix-turn-helix domain-containing protein translates to MTAARPAGAWLAAVRRSAGLTQAAAARRAGFTSRAWQSIEAGHRAAPHTLARLAEVLALDAAAVRHLDRLNRPPYAAPVPPDPVHLSLLVAGLAVPAWVVDPAWTVLSASPVAAPTVHNVARWAIQIRGLWDDWPTIAGPVGGTDPVGGLLVRRPWAGRARCRRSPVRGEQFRDRRMVCWPGRRHSASRGRRPSWLRNHRAVGVAGHGPVSPAGHDYGCRRTASGAVILVR, encoded by the coding sequence ATGACCGCCGCCCGGCCCGCGGGCGCCTGGCTGGCCGCCGTCCGCCGTAGCGCGGGCCTGACCCAGGCAGCCGCCGCGCGTCGGGCAGGTTTCACCAGTCGGGCCTGGCAGTCCATCGAGGCCGGCCACCGGGCGGCACCCCACACCCTCGCCCGGTTGGCCGAGGTGCTCGCCCTCGACGCTGCTGCGGTGCGGCATCTGGACCGGCTGAACCGGCCGCCGTATGCGGCCCCCGTGCCGCCGGACCCCGTCCATCTCTCGCTGCTGGTCGCGGGCCTGGCCGTCCCCGCGTGGGTGGTCGACCCGGCCTGGACCGTGCTGTCGGCCAGCCCGGTCGCCGCCCCGACCGTGCACAACGTCGCACGATGGGCGATCCAGATTCGCGGCCTGTGGGACGACTGGCCGACCATCGCCGGCCCAGTTGGTGGCACGGACCCGGTCGGTGGCCTCCTGGTACGCCGTCCCTGGGCAGGCCGTGCACGATGTCGTCGCAGCCCTGTGCGCGGCGAGCAGTTCCGCGACCGCCGCATGGTCTGCTGGCCGGGTCGACGACACTCCGCATCACGAGGTCGTCGGCCTAGCTGGCTCCGCAATCACCGTGCAGTGGGCGTGGCTGGGCACGGACCCGTCAGCCCGGCTGGTCATGATTACGGATGTCGACGGACGGCCTCCGGTGCTGTCATCCTGGTTCGGTGA
- a CDS encoding MFS transporter — protein MSADADTAYDERRRWQALGVGLVAAFMTLLDISIVNVAIPSLDRALQASPSDLQWVLSGYALAFGLVLVPAGRFGDVRGRRNAFVLGIALFTLTSGLAGLAQSPGWLVAARLVQGAAAGLVNPQVTGLIQQLFQGPERGRPFGLLGATIGVSTAIGPLLGGLLIAAGGAEHGWRWVFFVNVPVGIVAVVLGWRLLPGRPAGQPVRRRQDPIGVLLLGVGVTLVLLPLVQREQWQGAAKWLLVPAGLGTLVGFGFWERRYARNGPPLFDVRLISHQSYALGSLIALLYFGGFTAIFFILTLYLQSGLGYSALVAGLAITPFALGSAAAAAVGGRIVNRYGRPLVAVGLVAVVAGLALTALAIELAPHAPVPWVTAAPLLLAGLGSGLVIAPNQTLTLSQVPVPQAGSGAGMLQTGQRIGSAAGIAGVGAVFFSALSDGADAWSRAFERSLLASAGIISLALLAAIVDIARNHRRGRG, from the coding sequence GTGAGCGCCGACGCCGACACGGCGTACGACGAGCGGCGGCGCTGGCAGGCGCTGGGCGTCGGACTGGTCGCGGCGTTCATGACGCTGCTCGACATCAGCATCGTCAACGTCGCCATCCCGTCGCTGGACCGGGCGTTGCAGGCCAGCCCGAGCGACCTGCAGTGGGTGCTGTCCGGATACGCGCTGGCCTTCGGTCTGGTCCTGGTCCCGGCGGGACGCTTCGGTGACGTCCGGGGTCGCCGCAACGCGTTCGTCCTGGGCATCGCCCTGTTCACGCTGACCAGCGGGCTGGCGGGGCTGGCCCAGTCCCCCGGCTGGCTGGTCGCCGCCCGGCTGGTCCAGGGCGCCGCCGCCGGTCTGGTGAACCCGCAGGTGACCGGGCTTATCCAACAGCTGTTCCAGGGGCCTGAGCGGGGCCGACCGTTCGGGCTGCTCGGCGCCACCATCGGCGTCTCCACGGCGATCGGTCCGCTGCTCGGCGGCCTGCTGATCGCGGCCGGCGGCGCGGAGCACGGGTGGCGCTGGGTCTTCTTCGTCAACGTGCCCGTCGGAATCGTCGCGGTGGTCCTCGGCTGGCGGCTACTGCCCGGGCGGCCGGCCGGCCAGCCGGTCCGGCGGCGACAGGACCCGATCGGTGTGCTGCTGCTCGGCGTCGGGGTGACGCTGGTGCTGCTGCCGCTGGTGCAGCGCGAACAGTGGCAGGGCGCGGCAAAGTGGCTGCTGGTGCCCGCCGGCCTGGGCACGCTGGTCGGCTTCGGGTTCTGGGAGCGGCGGTACGCGCGCAACGGCCCGCCACTGTTCGACGTCCGCCTGATCAGCCACCAGTCGTACGCACTCGGCTCGCTGATCGCGTTGCTGTACTTCGGTGGGTTCACCGCGATCTTCTTCATTCTCACGCTGTACCTGCAGAGCGGGCTCGGCTACAGCGCACTCGTCGCGGGCCTGGCGATCACTCCGTTCGCGCTCGGCTCGGCCGCCGCGGCAGCGGTCGGCGGGCGGATCGTCAACCGGTACGGTCGGCCACTGGTCGCCGTCGGCCTGGTGGCCGTGGTGGCCGGTCTCGCCCTGACGGCGCTCGCCATCGAACTCGCGCCGCACGCGCCCGTGCCCTGGGTGACCGCGGCTCCGCTCCTGCTCGCCGGGCTCGGCAGCGGCCTGGTGATCGCCCCGAACCAGACGCTGACCCTGTCGCAGGTGCCGGTCCCGCAGGCGGGCAGCGGGGCGGGCATGCTCCAGACCGGCCAGCGCATCGGGTCGGCGGCCGGCATCGCGGGGGTCGGCGCGGTCTTCTTCTCGGCGCTGTCCGACGGCGCGGACGCCTGGTCGAGGGCGTTCGAGCGGTCACTGCTGGCCTCGGCCGGGATCATCTCGCTGGCCCTGCTAGCGGCCATCGTCGACATCGCCCGCAACCACCGGCGCGGCCGGGGATGA
- a CDS encoding S-(hydroxymethyl)mycothiol dehydrogenase, with protein sequence MSQQVRGVISRSKGAPVEVAEIVVPDPGPGEAVVRVQSCGVCHTDLHYREGGINDDYPFLLGHEAAGIVEQTGEGVDAVAPGDFVVLNWRAVCGVCRACRRGRPWYCFDTHNAARKMTLTDGTELSPALGIGAFAEKTLVHAGQCTKVDPAARPAAVGLLGCGVMAGLGAAMNTGGVTRGDSVAVIGCGGVGDAAVAGAALAGATTIIAVDTDSRKLDWARKFGATHTVNASEADPVAEIRAATGGFGADVVIEAVGRPETWKQAFYARDLAGTVVLVGVPTPEMRVELPLLDVFGRGGALRSSWYGDCLPSRDFPMLTALYLQGRLDLDAFVTEEIGLDGVEEAFARMHRGDVLRSVVVF encoded by the coding sequence GTGAGCCAGCAGGTCAGGGGAGTCATTTCGCGCAGCAAGGGTGCGCCCGTCGAGGTCGCCGAGATCGTGGTGCCCGACCCCGGGCCCGGCGAGGCGGTGGTCCGGGTGCAGTCCTGCGGGGTCTGCCACACCGACCTGCACTACCGCGAGGGCGGCATCAACGACGACTACCCGTTCCTGCTCGGCCACGAGGCCGCCGGGATCGTCGAGCAGACCGGCGAGGGGGTCGACGCCGTCGCGCCGGGCGATTTCGTGGTGCTCAACTGGCGAGCCGTCTGCGGAGTGTGCCGGGCCTGCCGCCGGGGCCGGCCCTGGTACTGCTTCGACACCCACAACGCCGCCCGGAAGATGACCCTGACCGACGGCACCGAACTCTCTCCGGCGCTGGGCATCGGCGCCTTCGCCGAGAAGACCCTCGTCCACGCCGGCCAGTGCACCAAGGTGGACCCGGCCGCCCGGCCGGCCGCCGTCGGCCTGCTCGGCTGCGGGGTGATGGCCGGGCTCGGCGCGGCGATGAACACCGGCGGAGTGACCCGCGGCGACTCGGTGGCGGTGATCGGTTGCGGTGGCGTCGGCGACGCCGCGGTGGCCGGTGCGGCACTCGCCGGGGCGACGACGATCATCGCCGTGGACACCGACTCCCGCAAGCTCGACTGGGCCCGCAAATTCGGTGCCACCCACACGGTGAACGCCTCCGAGGCCGACCCGGTGGCCGAGATCCGGGCCGCCACCGGTGGCTTCGGCGCCGATGTGGTGATCGAGGCGGTCGGTCGCCCCGAGACCTGGAAGCAGGCCTTCTACGCCCGTGACCTGGCCGGCACCGTCGTGCTGGTCGGCGTACCCACCCCCGAGATGCGCGTCGAGCTGCCCCTGCTCGACGTCTTCGGCCGTGGCGGCGCGTTGAGGTCCAGCTGGTACGGCGACTGCCTGCCCAGCCGTGACTTCCCGATGCTCACCGCGCTCTACCTGCAGGGCCGCCTGGATCTCGACGCCTTCGTCACCGAGGAGATCGGCCTGGACGGGGTGGAGGAGGCGTTCGCCCGGATGCACCGCGGCGACGTGCTCCGCTCGGTGGTGGTCTTCTGA
- a CDS encoding geranylgeranyl reductase family protein: MTVWDLVVIGGGPAGLSAAHVAAGRGVRTLVVERAAHPRYKTCGGGLTGTSLAAVAGRIEVPAHDAVDRITFTLDGRRGFTRRHGAGPLVSMVRRDEFDDRLRAAAVAAGAEVRERVAVRSLDLTTEGVRLRLADGDTLLARTVVGADGSSGVSARHVGVRYRQVDLGLELELPVPPPQQARWRHRALLDWGPLPGSYAWVFPKGDRLTVGVIAGRGQGERTRQYLRRFVDRLGLAGLPPAHDSGHLTRCRADDSPLRRGRVLVVGDAAGLLEPWTREGISYALRSGMWAGEAVADDDLAGYERAVAERLVPAIQAGHRLLDVFSRRPEICHALLAMPPGWRAFTRFCLGRADFDELVGRAPVRAALALADHLPSPRRPSAVPPSR; encoded by the coding sequence GTGACCGTCTGGGATCTCGTGGTGATCGGCGGCGGCCCCGCCGGACTGTCCGCCGCTCACGTCGCCGCCGGTCGTGGCGTACGCACGCTGGTCGTCGAGCGGGCCGCACACCCGCGCTACAAGACCTGCGGCGGCGGGTTGACCGGCACCTCGCTGGCGGCCGTCGCCGGACGGATCGAGGTGCCCGCCCACGACGCGGTCGACCGGATCACCTTCACCCTGGACGGGCGACGCGGTTTCACCCGCCGGCACGGCGCGGGACCACTGGTGAGCATGGTGCGCCGGGACGAGTTCGACGACCGGCTACGGGCCGCGGCGGTGGCCGCCGGAGCCGAGGTCCGCGAGCGGGTCGCGGTCCGCTCGCTGGACCTGACCACCGAGGGCGTACGCCTGCGCCTGGCCGACGGTGACACGCTCCTCGCCCGCACCGTGGTCGGTGCCGACGGCTCCTCCGGGGTCAGCGCTCGGCACGTCGGGGTCCGTTACCGGCAGGTCGATCTGGGGCTGGAACTGGAGCTGCCGGTGCCGCCCCCGCAGCAGGCCCGCTGGCGGCACCGGGCGCTGCTGGACTGGGGGCCGCTGCCCGGCTCGTACGCCTGGGTTTTTCCGAAGGGTGACCGGCTCACCGTCGGGGTGATCGCCGGTCGGGGCCAGGGGGAGCGGACCCGGCAGTACCTTCGCCGTTTCGTCGACCGGCTGGGCCTGGCCGGCCTGCCGCCGGCGCACGACTCGGGGCACCTGACCCGCTGCCGGGCCGACGACTCGCCGCTGCGGCGGGGCCGGGTGCTGGTCGTCGGTGACGCCGCCGGCCTGCTGGAACCCTGGACCAGGGAGGGGATCAGCTACGCCCTGCGCTCCGGCATGTGGGCCGGCGAGGCGGTCGCCGACGACGATCTCGCCGGCTACGAACGGGCGGTGGCCGAGCGGCTGGTGCCGGCCATCCAAGCCGGACATCGACTGCTCGACGTCTTCTCCCGGCGGCCGGAGATCTGCCACGCGCTGCTGGCGATGCCACCGGGCTGGCGGGCGTTCACCCGTTTCTGCCTGGGCCGGGCCGACTTCGACGAGTTGGTCGGGCGCGCGCCGGTCCGGGCCGCGCTGGCACTGGCGGACCACCTGCCGAGCCCGAGACGCCCCAGCGCCGTGCCGCCATCCCGCTGA
- a CDS encoding nucleotidyl transferase AbiEii/AbiGii toxin family protein, which yields MSEARPEAHPHEFYREVARVALTVAGPHRFVLGGGVAWAAHGLVTRPTEDVDLFADVEGAAAAAADGVRAALRTAGFEVAEADPDSDLGDLFDGFDRDLRDFVVSRDGRRIRLSLARLDRHRSPVVMDLGPVMDVRDLIANKTAALVNRREVRDYIDVAAALDGRSVVELLALARQLDPALDDSDVRAAGRYLDRIPDRRFTRYGLGPADIVRVRRQLAAWPR from the coding sequence GTGAGCGAGGCCCGACCCGAAGCCCACCCGCACGAGTTCTACCGCGAGGTGGCCCGGGTCGCGTTGACCGTCGCCGGGCCGCACCGTTTCGTGCTCGGCGGCGGGGTCGCCTGGGCCGCACACGGTCTGGTCACCCGCCCCACCGAGGACGTCGACCTGTTCGCCGACGTGGAGGGTGCCGCCGCGGCGGCGGCCGACGGGGTGCGGGCCGCGCTGCGGACGGCCGGGTTCGAGGTGGCCGAGGCGGACCCGGACAGCGACCTGGGCGACCTGTTCGACGGTTTCGACCGGGATCTTCGGGACTTCGTGGTCAGCCGCGACGGCCGGCGGATCCGGCTGAGCCTGGCCCGCCTCGACCGGCACCGCAGCCCCGTGGTGATGGACCTCGGACCGGTGATGGACGTCCGCGACCTCATCGCCAACAAGACCGCCGCCCTGGTCAACCGCCGTGAGGTCCGCGACTACATCGACGTGGCCGCCGCGCTGGACGGCCGGTCCGTGGTCGAACTGCTGGCACTCGCCCGGCAGCTCGACCCTGCCCTCGACGACTCCGACGTCCGCGCCGCCGGCCGCTACCTGGACCGGATACCGGACCGCCGGTTCACCCGCTACGGGTTGGGCCCCGCCGACATCGTCCGGGTCCGGCGGCAGCTCGCCGCCTGGCCACGCTGA
- a CDS encoding SDR family oxidoreductase: MSKDQHTRQDPAERYGQQSGQPDQQQRPPGRTDEMTPEPDHGEQTYRGTGKLDGRKAVITGGDSGIGRAVAIAYAREGADVLISYLGEEEDADARETVRLVEAAGRTGIAVRGDIADERNCQALIGQAVTELGGIDILVNNAAYQMAQDKGIAGIGTEQFDRVFKTNIYAMFWLCKAALPHLGEGATIINTSSIQAFDPSPQLLDYATTKAGVANFTKALAADLADRGIRVNAVAPGPIWTPLIPATMPEGKVEKFGQDTPVGRPGQPAELAPAYVFFASPESSFITGEVLGVTGGRFTK; encoded by the coding sequence GTGAGCAAGGACCAGCACACCCGGCAGGACCCGGCCGAGCGGTACGGCCAGCAGTCCGGGCAGCCCGACCAGCAGCAGCGCCCGCCGGGCCGGACCGACGAGATGACGCCGGAACCGGATCACGGCGAGCAGACCTACCGGGGCACCGGCAAGCTGGACGGCAGGAAGGCGGTGATCACCGGCGGCGATTCCGGCATCGGCCGGGCGGTGGCCATCGCGTACGCGCGGGAGGGCGCCGACGTGCTGATCTCCTACCTCGGTGAGGAGGAGGACGCCGACGCCCGGGAGACCGTCCGGCTCGTCGAGGCGGCCGGCCGCACCGGCATCGCGGTCCGGGGCGACATCGCCGACGAGCGCAACTGCCAGGCGTTGATCGGGCAGGCGGTGACCGAACTCGGTGGCATCGACATCCTGGTGAACAACGCGGCGTACCAGATGGCGCAGGACAAGGGCATCGCGGGGATCGGCACCGAGCAGTTCGACCGGGTCTTCAAGACCAACATCTACGCGATGTTCTGGCTGTGCAAGGCCGCCCTGCCCCACCTGGGCGAGGGGGCCACGATCATCAACACCTCGTCGATCCAGGCGTTCGACCCGTCGCCGCAGCTGCTCGACTACGCCACCACCAAGGCGGGAGTCGCGAACTTCACCAAGGCCCTCGCCGCCGACCTGGCCGACCGTGGCATCCGGGTCAACGCGGTCGCGCCGGGACCGATCTGGACGCCGCTGATCCCGGCGACCATGCCGGAGGGAAAGGTCGAGAAGTTCGGCCAGGACACCCCGGTCGGCCGCCCCGGGCAGCCCGCCGAGTTGGCTCCGGCGTACGTCTTCTTCGCCTCGCCGGAGTCGAGCTTCATCACCGGCGAGGTCCTCGGCGTCACCGGAGGACGTTTCACCAAGTGA
- a CDS encoding flavin-containing monooxygenase, producing the protein MDHVDVLIVGAGLSGIGAACHLRRRCPDKTFVLLEARDAAGGTWDLFRYPGVRSDSDMFTFGYSFAPWTAPKSLADGATIRDYLRRTADEHDVTRHIRFRHRVVRAEWDGRRARWTVHVHRDDTTENVVLSCAFLYACTGYYRYDAGHTPDLAGRERFAGRVVHPQHWPAELDHTGKRVVVIGSGATAVTLVPALAERASQVTMLQRSPTYVLALPSRDVLAGVLRGLLPPRLAYPIMRWKNVLLATATYQLARRAPRLVRGLLRRAVARRLPAGYDVDRHFTPGYDPWDQRLCVVPDGDLFAALSDGRAEVVTDTVDTFTEHGIRLASGRELPADVVVTATGLELLALGGMTLRVDGVDVDLPRTVAYKGMMLSGVPNFAMTLGYTNASWTLKADLVAGYVCRLLRHLGRSGNQAVTPLAPPPGPRTPLIGLTSGYVRRGVGQLPRQGHRKPWRLHQNYVRDLLLMRYGRVTDAGVRFDRAGVAPAPSETGGADPAGLGPEIADPPSRR; encoded by the coding sequence GTGGACCACGTCGACGTGCTCATCGTCGGCGCCGGGCTGTCCGGCATCGGCGCCGCCTGCCACCTGCGACGACGCTGCCCCGACAAGACGTTCGTGTTGCTGGAGGCGCGCGACGCGGCCGGCGGCACCTGGGACCTGTTCCGCTACCCGGGGGTGCGCTCCGACTCCGACATGTTCACCTTCGGCTACTCGTTCGCGCCGTGGACCGCCCCGAAGTCGCTGGCCGACGGCGCGACCATCCGCGACTACCTGCGCCGTACCGCCGACGAACACGACGTCACCCGACACATCCGGTTCCGCCACCGGGTGGTGCGGGCCGAGTGGGACGGCCGGCGGGCCCGCTGGACGGTGCACGTGCACCGCGACGACACCACCGAGAACGTCGTGCTCAGCTGCGCCTTCCTGTACGCCTGCACCGGCTACTACCGCTACGACGCCGGCCACACCCCGGACCTCGCCGGCCGGGAACGGTTCGCCGGCCGGGTCGTGCACCCGCAGCACTGGCCGGCCGAACTGGACCACACCGGCAAGCGGGTGGTGGTGATCGGCAGCGGTGCCACCGCCGTCACCCTGGTGCCCGCGCTGGCCGAGCGGGCCAGTCAGGTGACCATGCTGCAACGCTCACCCACGTACGTGCTGGCGTTGCCCTCCCGCGACGTGCTCGCCGGGGTGCTGCGCGGCCTGCTGCCGCCGCGGCTGGCGTACCCGATCATGCGGTGGAAGAACGTGCTGCTCGCCACCGCCACCTACCAGCTCGCCCGGCGTGCCCCGAGGCTGGTGCGCGGGCTGCTGCGCCGGGCCGTCGCCCGGCGGCTACCGGCCGGCTACGACGTCGACCGCCACTTCACGCCCGGCTACGACCCGTGGGACCAGCGGCTGTGCGTCGTGCCCGACGGGGACCTGTTCGCCGCCCTGTCCGACGGGCGCGCCGAGGTGGTCACCGACACCGTCGACACCTTCACCGAGCACGGCATCCGACTCGCCTCGGGCCGGGAGCTGCCGGCCGACGTGGTGGTCACCGCCACCGGGCTGGAGCTGCTCGCGCTGGGCGGCATGACGCTGCGGGTGGACGGCGTCGACGTCGACCTGCCGCGAACCGTCGCGTACAAGGGGATGATGCTCTCCGGGGTGCCGAACTTCGCCATGACCCTCGGCTACACCAACGCCTCCTGGACGCTCAAGGCCGACCTGGTGGCCGGCTACGTGTGCCGGCTGCTGCGTCACCTGGGCCGCAGCGGAAACCAGGCCGTCACCCCACTGGCGCCGCCGCCGGGCCCGCGTACCCCGCTGATCGGTCTCACCTCCGGGTACGTCCGACGCGGTGTCGGGCAACTGCCCCGCCAGGGGCACCGCAAGCCCTGGCGGCTGCACCAGAACTACGTCCGTGACCTGCTGCTGATGCGGTACGGGCGGGTCACCGACGCGGGGGTACGGTTCGACCGCGCCGGCGTTGCTCCGGCTCCTTCCGAAACGGGGGGCGCTGATCCTGCCGGTCTCGGCCCGGAGATCGCCGATCCGCCGTCGCGGCGGTAG
- a CDS encoding MBL fold metallo-hydrolase, with translation MAARVDHAVTSGTFSLDGQTFDVDNNVWVVGDDAECVVIDAPHDVDAILQLVAGRRVTAIVATHAHDDHVRVAPQLSRATGAPVLLHPADRVLWDMVHPDEPPGGQLDDGETIEVGGTTLTVLHTPGHSPGACCLHAPALGVVFTGDTLFAGGPGATGRSYSDFGTVIESIRDRLLTLPPQTVVHTGHGDSTTIAAEAPQLPQWLARGH, from the coding sequence ATGGCCGCCCGCGTCGACCACGCCGTCACCTCCGGCACCTTCTCCCTCGACGGCCAGACCTTCGACGTCGACAACAACGTCTGGGTGGTCGGCGACGACGCCGAGTGCGTCGTGATCGACGCCCCGCACGACGTCGACGCCATCCTCCAGCTGGTGGCCGGCCGCCGGGTCACCGCGATCGTCGCCACCCACGCCCACGACGACCACGTCCGGGTCGCCCCGCAGCTGTCCCGCGCCACCGGCGCCCCGGTGCTGCTACATCCCGCCGACCGGGTGCTGTGGGACATGGTGCATCCCGACGAGCCGCCGGGCGGGCAACTGGATGACGGCGAGACCATCGAGGTGGGCGGCACCACGCTGACCGTGCTGCACACCCCGGGGCACAGCCCCGGCGCGTGCTGCCTGCACGCTCCCGCGCTCGGCGTCGTCTTCACCGGCGACACCCTGTTCGCCGGCGGCCCCGGCGCCACCGGCCGCTCGTACAGCGACTTCGGCACCGTCATCGAATCGATCCGCGACCGGCTGCTGACCCTGCCGCCGCAAACCGTGGTGCACACCGGTCACGGCGACAGCACCACCATCGCCGCGGAGGCGCCGCAGCTGCCGCAGTGGCTGGCCCGGGGCCATTGA
- a CDS encoding helix-turn-helix domain-containing protein translates to MGELVGQMLRHWRGRLTREDIGLPSRLRRRRSGGLTQEDVAEAVGYGLRTYVDLEHGGRGRPSADLLELVADVLRLDAGERRALWVTATGTSRPAQSYATDPDAGLTQLCEQMACPAYVTDAAWQVLAANRAVAQWFVDFGSVPVDDRNVAKWIFGNVHSQHAFVDWPRFADEFVARFRALYAPMTRNPGFLALLEDLLGYPEFAARWATTSVISVDPPTARRRFREPGTDLDDPGVPLDMVILAAVAPEDGRRVVVFQFPPEYTPPAPSADTAPDRCPACARLRT, encoded by the coding sequence ATGGGCGAGCTCGTGGGTCAGATGCTGCGGCATTGGCGCGGTCGTCTGACACGCGAGGACATCGGGCTACCGTCCCGGCTGCGCCGCCGCCGCAGTGGAGGTCTGACCCAGGAGGACGTGGCCGAGGCGGTGGGGTATGGTCTACGCACCTATGTGGATCTTGAACACGGTGGTCGTGGCCGTCCCAGCGCCGACCTGTTGGAGCTGGTCGCGGATGTGCTGCGCCTGGACGCCGGCGAGCGCCGCGCATTGTGGGTGACGGCGACCGGCACGTCCCGGCCGGCGCAGAGCTACGCGACCGATCCCGACGCTGGCCTGACGCAGCTGTGCGAGCAGATGGCTTGCCCGGCGTACGTGACCGACGCGGCATGGCAGGTCCTCGCGGCGAACCGCGCCGTCGCCCAGTGGTTCGTCGACTTCGGATCCGTACCTGTCGACGACCGCAACGTCGCCAAATGGATCTTCGGTAACGTGCATTCCCAGCACGCGTTCGTCGACTGGCCGCGCTTCGCAGACGAATTCGTGGCCCGCTTCCGCGCCCTGTACGCGCCGATGACCAGGAACCCGGGATTCTTGGCGCTTCTTGAAGATCTGCTCGGCTACCCCGAGTTCGCCGCCAGATGGGCTACGACCTCGGTGATCAGCGTGGACCCACCCACCGCACGCCGCCGTTTCCGGGAGCCCGGTACCGATCTCGATGATCCCGGTGTGCCCCTGGACATGGTGATCCTCGCTGCGGTGGCACCGGAGGACGGCCGGCGCGTCGTCGTGTTTCAGTTTCCGCCCGAGTACACGCCGCCGGCGCCGTCGGCCGATACTGCGCCGGACCGTTGCCCGGCCTGCGCGCGACTGCGGACATGA